One genomic window of Deltaproteobacteria bacterium HGW-Deltaproteobacteria-6 includes the following:
- a CDS encoding long-chain fatty acid--CoA ligase — protein sequence MDKDKSNSRNLRNLTLPQLLAQNAAHYGDAKTAIREKAYGIWQRYTWNDYFNYVKKTAAGFAALNMKRGENLCMIVNNAPEWLFTELATHALGATSLNLFTSSIADELAFSIGRIHSPLVVVQDQEQVDKLIEVKDKLPNVQKVVYIDPTGMTAYENDPWLISYAGLLEIGEKFMAGHPGYVEEEIGKGRAQDIAVMIQTSGTTGVPKMAMLSHRNLTTMATQWVEATNIQPEENWISMSPPAWIVDQMWGMGVALGTAMTMNFPETAETVLDDFRDIGPSMLITSSRFWEDMASRIRVKISDASWIKRKLFYFGESVGRSVVEKKLHKQNISWTSKLLYRFLTVAVYNPLLDRLGCSHFHSAFTGGHPISPDVIGFFRAIGLNLKQCYGLTESGGIFQIQPDDEVKLETVGRPLPLTEVKLADDQEVLVKSEANFSGYYNDYKSTEEAFENGWLKTGDAGYIDEDGHLLIIGRKEDIIRNKSGEAFSPDFIETRLKFSPYIKEAVTFGEARPYISAMINIDLGNVGNWAEERMIPYTTYMDLSQQKAVEELILKEVRQVNEQLPDVMKIKKFVLLYKLLDADDDELTRTGKVRRRFVYGLYIKIIEAMYGGIKNVPVTGKIRYRDGRIGEIETTINIIGVD from the coding sequence TTGGATAAGGACAAATCAAATAGCCGCAATTTGCGGAATTTAACACTGCCGCAGCTGCTGGCTCAAAATGCCGCTCATTACGGTGACGCGAAAACGGCGATCCGTGAAAAGGCTTACGGTATCTGGCAAAGATATACCTGGAATGATTACTTCAACTACGTCAAGAAAACCGCCGCGGGTTTTGCCGCCCTGAACATGAAACGGGGCGAAAATCTCTGCATGATTGTCAACAATGCCCCCGAATGGCTGTTTACCGAACTGGCTACGCATGCTCTGGGTGCGACCTCCCTCAATTTATTCACGTCATCCATTGCCGATGAACTGGCTTTTTCCATCGGGCGCATTCATTCTCCTCTGGTGGTGGTACAGGATCAGGAGCAGGTCGATAAACTTATCGAAGTAAAAGATAAACTGCCTAACGTGCAAAAAGTTGTTTATATTGATCCCACCGGCATGACGGCTTATGAAAATGATCCCTGGCTGATCAGCTATGCCGGTCTGCTGGAGATCGGTGAAAAATTCATGGCCGGTCATCCGGGTTATGTTGAAGAGGAAATCGGCAAAGGACGGGCGCAGGATATTGCGGTGATGATCCAGACATCGGGCACCACCGGTGTCCCGAAAATGGCCATGCTGTCCCACCGCAATCTGACAACGATGGCGACGCAGTGGGTGGAAGCCACGAACATTCAACCGGAAGAAAACTGGATCTCCATGTCGCCGCCGGCGTGGATCGTCGATCAGATGTGGGGGATGGGCGTGGCCCTCGGCACTGCGATGACCATGAACTTTCCGGAGACGGCTGAAACGGTGCTGGACGATTTCAGAGACATTGGCCCTTCCATGCTCATAACGTCTTCGCGGTTCTGGGAGGATATGGCCTCTCGCATCCGCGTCAAGATATCGGATGCCAGTTGGATTAAAAGAAAGCTGTTTTATTTTGGGGAAAGCGTCGGTCGATCGGTTGTTGAAAAAAAATTACACAAGCAAAATATTTCCTGGACATCGAAACTCCTGTATCGCTTTCTAACGGTGGCTGTTTATAATCCTTTGCTCGACCGCCTGGGCTGTTCGCATTTTCACAGCGCCTTCACCGGCGGCCATCCGATCAGCCCGGACGTGATTGGCTTTTTTCGCGCAATCGGCCTGAATTTAAAACAGTGCTATGGCCTCACGGAATCCGGCGGTATTTTTCAGATTCAGCCCGATGACGAAGTCAAACTGGAAACCGTCGGTAGGCCCCTGCCGCTCACGGAAGTGAAACTGGCCGATGATCAGGAAGTGCTGGTGAAATCGGAAGCCAATTTTTCCGGCTATTATAACGATTACAAATCAACGGAAGAAGCGTTTGAAAACGGTTGGCTCAAAACCGGTGACGCGGGTTACATTGATGAAGACGGCCACTTGTTGATTATCGGCAGAAAAGAAGACATCATCCGCAATAAAAGCGGTGAGGCTTTCTCTCCGGATTTTATAGAAACCCGTCTCAAGTTCAGTCCTTATATCAAGGAAGCGGTCACCTTCGGCGAAGCAAGACCCTATATTTCCGCCATGATCAACATCGATCTGGGCAATGTCGGCAACTGGGCGGAAGAAAGGATGATCCCGTATACGACGTATATGGATTTATCGCAGCAAAAGGCCGTGGAAGAGCTGATTTTAAAGGAAGTCCGACAGGTGAATGAACAGTTGCCCGACGTGATGAAAATCAAAAAGTTCGTTTTGCTTTATAAACTACTGGACGCAGACGATGATGAACTGACACGCACCGGAAAGGTGCGCCGGCGTTTCGTCTATGGACTGTATATCAAGATTATCGAGGCCATGTACGGCGGAATAAAGAATGTTCCGGTGACGGGGAAAATCCGGTATCGGGACGGACGGATCGGCGAAATCGAAACGACGATCAACATTATCGGCGTGGATTAA
- a CDS encoding ABC transporter ATP-binding protein, which yields MKAFRSRPSIMINRPQEDKKAELEIRNLRLSFGGVVAVKDVDLTVHTGELMAVIGPNGAGKTSLLNCVTGFYHPQQGQIIFNGQDITHLHTHQLVGVGIGRTFQNIELFPGMTVLANMTLARHIHCHYSFLRSCLFSPQVRREEIRHRQILEEIIDFLEMQSIRKQTVGSLPYGMMKRVELGRALALEPRLLILDEPFAGMNLEEKEDMVRFLLELNGRWGLTMILVEHDMSIVMSISQRIMVLNFGEKLGEGNPEEISANPEVIKAYLGDAQALE from the coding sequence ATGAAAGCATTCCGCAGCCGGCCTTCCATCATGATCAACCGGCCCCAAGAAGACAAAAAAGCCGAATTGGAGATCCGGAACTTACGTTTAAGTTTTGGCGGTGTTGTGGCGGTTAAAGATGTGGATCTGACTGTCCATACCGGCGAACTGATGGCGGTCATAGGGCCTAACGGCGCAGGCAAAACCAGTCTGCTCAATTGCGTTACCGGATTCTATCATCCGCAGCAGGGGCAGATTATTTTCAACGGCCAGGACATTACGCATCTGCATACGCACCAGCTGGTCGGCGTCGGTATCGGCAGAACTTTCCAAAACATCGAGTTGTTTCCCGGCATGACCGTCCTGGCCAATATGACGTTGGCGCGTCATATCCATTGCCATTACAGTTTTTTACGCTCATGCCTTTTTTCACCGCAAGTCCGGAGAGAAGAAATAAGGCATCGTCAGATTCTGGAAGAGATAATTGATTTTCTCGAAATGCAATCCATTCGCAAACAAACCGTTGGTTCTCTGCCTTACGGCATGATGAAAAGAGTAGAACTGGGCAGGGCACTGGCTCTCGAACCCCGTTTGCTGATTCTGGATGAACCTTTCGCGGGCATGAATCTGGAAGAAAAAGAGGACATGGTCAGATTTCTGCTGGAACTAAACGGCAGATGGGGACTCACGATGATTCTCGTTGAACATGATATGTCCATCGTCATGAGTATTTCCCAGCGGATCATGGTTTTGAATTTCGGTGAAAAACTGGGCGAAGGCAATCCGGAAGAAATCAGCGCCAATCCCGAAGTGATAAAAGCGTATCTGGGAGATGCGCAGGCACTAGAATGA
- the gltA gene encoding citrate (Si)-synthase (type II enzyme; in Escherichia coli this enzyme forms a trimer of dimers which is allosterically inhibited by NADH and competitively inhibited by alpha-ketoglutarate; allosteric inhibition is lost when Cys206 is chemically modified which also affects hexamer formation; forms oxaloacetate and acetyl-CoA and water from citrate and coenzyme A; functions in TCA cycle, glyoxylate cycle and respiration; enzyme from Helicobacter pylori is not inhibited by NADH): MKKAKLTYQGVTHEMEVVEGTEGEKGVDISRLRQETGLITLDLGYQNTGSCMSSITFIDGDKGILRYRGIPIEELAEKASFSEVAYLLIYGDLPDQSQQQLFSQHLTQNSMIHEEMLRFFDGFPPTAHPMAILATMVNSMSVYYTDYFTEDFQADTFDLMAASLISRIRTIAAYSYKHSIGHPHVYPKRDLKYAANFLYMMFDSPVNPYTPDPDVEKALSTLLILHADHEQNCSTSAVRLVGSSMSNLYASICAGICALWGPLHGGANQKVIEMLENIKKDNVTIQQCIDSAKSKDSKFRLFGFGHRVYKNYDPRAKILKQYCEKIFKKYNYDDPLVDIAMELEEAVLKDDFFIERKLYPNVDFYSGILYRMIGIPTNMFTVMFAIGRLPGMIAQWKEMHDSIPLKLGRPRQIYTGSNLRHYVPMEER, encoded by the coding sequence ATGAAAAAAGCAAAGTTAACCTATCAAGGCGTAACTCATGAAATGGAAGTTGTAGAGGGCACGGAAGGGGAGAAGGGCGTTGACATCTCCAGGCTGCGTCAGGAAACCGGTTTGATTACACTGGATCTCGGCTATCAAAACACGGGGTCCTGCATGTCTTCCATCACATTTATCGACGGCGACAAGGGTATCTTGAGATATCGCGGCATCCCTATCGAGGAACTTGCCGAAAAGGCCAGTTTTTCCGAAGTGGCCTATCTGCTGATTTACGGCGATCTTCCCGATCAGTCTCAGCAGCAGCTTTTTTCTCAGCACCTGACACAGAATTCGATGATTCATGAAGAGATGCTGAGATTCTTTGACGGGTTTCCGCCGACCGCCCATCCCATGGCGATTCTGGCAACAATGGTCAACTCCATGTCCGTTTATTATACGGATTACTTTACGGAAGATTTTCAGGCGGACACCTTCGATCTGATGGCTGCGTCCCTGATCTCCAGAATCCGCACAATTGCCGCCTATTCCTACAAACACAGTATCGGCCACCCGCATGTTTATCCAAAACGCGATTTGAAATATGCGGCGAATTTTCTTTACATGATGTTCGACTCTCCGGTGAATCCTTATACGCCGGACCCGGATGTTGAAAAAGCGCTTTCCACATTATTGATTCTGCATGCCGATCATGAACAGAATTGCTCCACATCCGCTGTAAGGCTGGTCGGCAGCAGCATGTCCAACCTTTACGCCTCAATCTGCGCGGGGATCTGCGCGCTCTGGGGTCCATTGCACGGTGGCGCAAATCAAAAAGTCATCGAGATGCTGGAAAACATCAAGAAAGACAATGTGACCATCCAGCAATGCATCGACTCGGCCAAGAGTAAAGACAGTAAGTTCAGGCTTTTCGGTTTTGGACATCGTGTTTACAAGAATTATGATCCGCGCGCCAAGATTCTGAAACAGTATTGTGAAAAGATTTTTAAAAAATATAACTATGATGATCCCCTTGTCGACATCGCCATGGAGCTAGAAGAAGCGGTTTTGAAGGACGACTTTTTTATCGAGCGGAAACTCTATCCCAACGTGGATTTTTACAGCGGTATTCTCTACCGGATGATCGGTATTCCGACGAATATGTTCACCGTCATGTTTGCCATCGGGAGATTGCCGGGTATGATCGCGCAGTGGAAGGAGATGCACGATTCCATTCCGTTAAAACTCGGCCGTCCGAGACAAATCTACACCGGAAGTAATTTAAGGCATTATGTTCCGATGGAAGAACGCTAG
- a CDS encoding hemolysin D — MVAAQDASYHYLEELLNSITHGAGALLSVAALILLIVYSSIHGTASHVVSFTIFGVTLILLYSASTLYHSIRKPQAKNILKIIDHSCIYLLIAGTYTPFLMVTLRGVLGWSMFAAIWLMAVAGVLFKIFFVHRFKIISTAAYLLMGWIIIFVIKPLIDSLPPGGIILLLAGGLSYSLGVIFYAWEKLPFNHAIWHLFVLAGSICHFFSIIFYVLPL; from the coding sequence ATGGTTGCCGCTCAGGATGCTTCATATCATTATTTAGAAGAATTATTGAACAGCATTACCCATGGCGCCGGCGCTTTGTTAAGCGTTGCCGCTTTGATTTTGCTGATTGTTTATTCCAGTATTCACGGCACCGCCAGCCACGTCGTGAGTTTTACGATTTTCGGCGTTACGCTGATTTTGTTATATTCGGCATCCACTTTATATCACAGCATCCGGAAGCCGCAGGCAAAAAACATCCTTAAAATCATTGATCATTCCTGTATCTATCTTTTAATAGCCGGCACTTACACCCCTTTCCTGATGGTTACACTGCGTGGCGTTCTGGGATGGTCGATGTTCGCCGCGATCTGGTTGATGGCAGTTGCCGGTGTGCTTTTCAAAATATTCTTTGTGCATCGCTTTAAAATCATCTCTACAGCCGCCTATCTCCTCATGGGCTGGATTATCATTTTTGTCATTAAGCCGTTGATTGATTCGCTTCCGCCGGGAGGCATTATTCTGCTTTTGGCAGGCGGACTATCCTATTCTCTGGGTGTCATTTTTTATGCCTGGGAAAAGCTGCCTTTCAATCACGCGATCTGGCATCTGTTTGTCCTCGCCGGCAGTATCTGTCACTTTTTCTCCATCATTTTTTACGTCCTTCCTCTGTAA
- a CDS encoding hydrolase: MTPISNNYNATFLPRSFLKNGHLQSILASASLLIPPHRPLLDHSRELIIDTTEGSKLLAYYSRHPRSKGLFIILHGWEGSSSSAYVLATGSYFFNKGFSVCRLNLRDHGDSHHLNEGLFHGALLQETFDAVDTLAKHSQGLPVYLMGFSLGANFSLRIAMKHSQTPIENLKHVFAVSPPLDPYKTTLAIDNGLPFYRRYFMKKWRRSLKKKQQLFPQKYNFTQMLRAETCLELTDDIMVYFPQFPSYRDYFRLYTLSNQSFQNLNIPVRIIIATDDPVIPLDDYQSLSDNHFLTISRQPFGGHCGFINLFPYSRWYNETISEILK, encoded by the coding sequence ATGACTCCCATATCCAATAATTATAATGCAACTTTTCTGCCCAGATCTTTCCTGAAAAACGGGCATCTTCAGTCAATTCTGGCTTCGGCGAGCTTGCTGATTCCTCCCCATCGTCCCCTTTTGGATCATTCCCGGGAATTGATTATCGACACGACGGAAGGATCGAAATTGCTGGCTTATTATTCGCGTCATCCCCGTTCTAAAGGACTATTCATTATTCTGCATGGCTGGGAAGGTTCTTCATCTTCAGCCTATGTCCTGGCCACCGGGTCATACTTTTTTAACAAGGGCTTCTCCGTTTGCCGTCTGAATTTAAGAGATCACGGCGACTCGCATCATCTCAATGAAGGTCTTTTCCACGGCGCTCTGCTCCAGGAAACGTTTGATGCCGTCGACACTCTTGCAAAACATTCACAGGGTTTACCCGTCTACCTGATGGGCTTTTCTCTGGGCGCAAACTTCTCTCTTCGCATCGCGATGAAACATTCTCAAACACCCATTGAAAATTTAAAACATGTCTTCGCCGTCAGCCCCCCTCTGGACCCTTATAAAACAACACTGGCTATCGATAACGGTCTTCCCTTCTATCGTCGATACTTTATGAAAAAGTGGAGGCGTTCGTTAAAAAAGAAGCAACAGCTTTTTCCGCAAAAATATAACTTTACCCAAATGCTGCGCGCTGAAACATGTCTGGAGCTAACCGATGACATTATGGTGTATTTTCCGCAGTTCCCTTCATATCGTGATTATTTCAGGTTATACACATTGAGCAACCAGTCATTTCAGAATCTCAACATACCGGTCAGAATAATCATCGCAACGGATGATCCGGTCATCCCTCTGGATGATTATCAATCCCTCAGTGACAACCATTTTCTGACAATATCCCGGCAGCCCTTTGGGGGGCACTGCGGTTTTATTAACTTGTTTCCCTACAGCCGCTGGTATAATGAAACCATTTCAGAAATATTAAAATGA
- a CDS encoding phosphomannomutase, whose amino-acid sequence MNPHVFREYDVRGIVDIDLNEEFIVNLGRSIGAYALQNKIKTMTIGRDCRLSSDDYHRYLIQGLNASGIDTIDIGLCATPMLYFSIRHCNAEGGVMITGSHNPPEFNGFKICIGYDSIHGLEIQELRKIMESQSYSAGNGTSRSEDITDAYQNYLFDHVKISKKLKLVLDAGNGVGGKFALPVLERMGCDVTCLYCDPDGRFPNHFPDPTVEDNLRDLIRLVDREQADLGIAFDGDADRIGVISDTGEIIWGDKLLLLFARYILKEHPQATIIGEVKCSQVLYDGIKQYSGKPIMWKAGHSLIKAKMKEEKALLGGEMSGHLFFADRYFGYDDAIYAAVRLLEILSRTNQKLSELLSDVPKTFATPEIRVDCDDDKKAAVVEKIKHHYRNTPGIIDIDGIRIPFQDGWALVRCSNTQPVIVLRFEASSADGLQKIRSEVESLLAC is encoded by the coding sequence ATGAATCCACATGTCTTTCGTGAATATGATGTCCGGGGTATTGTTGACATAGATTTAAATGAGGAATTTATTGTGAACCTGGGACGGTCTATCGGCGCTTACGCGCTTCAGAATAAAATTAAAACGATGACCATAGGACGCGATTGCCGTTTGAGTTCCGATGATTACCACCGGTATTTAATTCAAGGCCTGAATGCCTCAGGGATCGACACGATTGATATCGGTCTTTGCGCCACGCCCATGCTCTATTTCTCCATCCGTCATTGCAACGCGGAAGGCGGCGTGATGATCACCGGCAGCCACAATCCTCCGGAGTTTAACGGCTTCAAAATCTGCATCGGATATGATTCCATACACGGCCTGGAAATTCAGGAATTAAGAAAAATAATGGAATCCCAAAGCTATTCTGCAGGCAATGGAACTTCGCGGTCCGAAGATATTACCGATGCCTACCAGAACTATCTTTTTGATCACGTCAAGATTTCCAAAAAGCTGAAACTCGTTCTGGATGCCGGCAACGGCGTCGGAGGAAAGTTTGCCTTGCCTGTTCTGGAAAGGATGGGGTGTGATGTCACCTGTCTCTATTGTGATCCGGATGGCCGATTTCCCAATCATTTCCCAGATCCCACCGTTGAAGATAATTTAAGAGACTTGATCCGGCTGGTAGACCGGGAACAGGCTGATTTAGGAATAGCTTTCGACGGAGACGCCGACCGCATCGGCGTAATCAGCGATACCGGTGAAATCATCTGGGGGGACAAACTGCTGCTGTTGTTCGCCCGTTACATTTTAAAAGAGCATCCGCAAGCCACCATCATTGGTGAGGTCAAATGCTCCCAGGTGTTGTATGACGGCATTAAGCAATATTCGGGAAAACCAATCATGTGGAAAGCCGGCCATTCACTCATCAAAGCCAAGATGAAAGAAGAAAAGGCGCTGCTGGGGGGAGAAATGAGCGGTCATTTGTTCTTTGCCGACCGTTATTTCGGATATGATGACGCCATTTACGCCGCCGTGAGATTGCTGGAAATCCTTTCCCGCACCAATCAAAAGCTCAGCGAACTGCTTTCGGATGTGCCCAAAACATTTGCCACTCCCGAAATACGGGTGGACTGCGATGATGACAAAAAAGCGGCGGTTGTAGAAAAAATAAAACACCACTACCGGAATACGCCGGGTATCATTGATATTGACGGCATTCGCATTCCGTTTCAAGACGGTTGGGCACTCGTACGCTGTTCCAACACGCAACCGGTCATTGTGCTGCGTTTTGAAGCGTCATCCGCTGACGGTTTACAAAAAATACGAAGTGAAGTGGAAAGCCTTCTGGCTTGCTGA
- a CDS encoding PaaI family thioesterase, translated as MFDYNHYLKKVCDGQQGVNPYLDFFGVTVLEIKNGLARMQMPVRPEYLQGAKIMQGGLIVAFADETIAHAMMSQLSLDEGLTTIELKSNFLAGVSKGHLIAEATVFKKGKSLIIGDCLVRDQSGENICRVSATFMILKKK; from the coding sequence ATTTTTGATTACAATCATTATTTAAAAAAAGTATGTGATGGCCAGCAGGGCGTAAATCCATATCTGGACTTTTTCGGCGTAACGGTTCTTGAGATTAAAAATGGTCTGGCGCGCATGCAAATGCCGGTTCGTCCCGAATACCTGCAAGGCGCAAAAATCATGCAGGGTGGTCTGATCGTCGCGTTTGCGGACGAGACGATTGCTCACGCGATGATGTCTCAATTGTCGTTGGATGAAGGCCTGACCACAATTGAGCTCAAAAGCAATTTTCTGGCAGGTGTATCAAAGGGCCATCTTATTGCCGAAGCAACTGTATTTAAAAAGGGAAAGAGCCTGATTATCGGCGACTGCCTGGTGAGAGATCAATCGGGAGAAAACATCTGCCGCGTATCGGCAACCTTTATGATTCTGAAGAAAAAGTAA
- a CDS encoding efflux RND transporter periplasmic adaptor subunit yields MKKIVVAIAILIMIISGLFFFIKKSDNMPQYVTQTADRGDIRATVSATGTVNAVTTVLVGTQVSGTIKQLFVDYNSTVKKGQLLAQIDPSSFEAQVSQASANLSLSRANLEKSKIAVRDTITTFERNKILFAKNFISKSDLDTSETNYLSALAQVKASEAQVQQARAALNLANTNLRYTQILSPVNGTVISRSIDVGQTVAASFQTPTLFNIAQDLTKMQIETSVDEADIGSIRTNQPVTFTVDAYPDVTFRGNVSVIRNAPTTVSNVVTYTVIVQVDNQELKLKPGMTANVSIIINDKKGVLRVPNAALRVKISDRELTARTPKGAGVWILDNKKPKRVPLTIGIRDNRFTEVLSGNVTEGSAIIVEVKDNSKTANAQTVRPPGPRF; encoded by the coding sequence ATGAAAAAAATAGTTGTTGCGATTGCCATCCTGATAATGATCATTTCCGGCTTGTTTTTCTTCATTAAAAAAAGTGATAATATGCCGCAATACGTAACACAGACTGCAGACCGTGGCGATATCCGTGCGACCGTTTCCGCAACGGGAACCGTCAATGCCGTTACCACCGTCCTGGTCGGCACACAGGTATCCGGCACGATTAAACAGCTTTTCGTTGATTATAACTCAACCGTCAAAAAAGGACAGTTACTGGCTCAAATTGATCCATCCTCGTTTGAAGCGCAGGTATCCCAGGCTTCCGCTAATTTATCATTGTCCCGGGCTAACCTGGAAAAATCAAAAATTGCCGTGCGCGATACCATCACGACTTTTGAAAGAAACAAAATTCTTTTCGCGAAAAATTTTATTTCTAAAAGTGATCTGGATACCTCCGAAACTAATTATCTTTCGGCGCTGGCCCAGGTTAAGGCATCCGAGGCGCAGGTTCAACAGGCCCGGGCCGCTTTAAATTTAGCCAATACCAATCTCCGCTACACACAAATTCTTTCACCGGTCAACGGTACGGTCATTTCACGAAGCATCGATGTGGGACAAACCGTGGCAGCCAGCTTTCAGACGCCCACCTTGTTCAACATTGCGCAGGATTTGACGAAAATGCAGATTGAAACCAGTGTTGATGAAGCCGATATCGGCAGCATCAGAACAAATCAGCCGGTAACTTTTACCGTGGACGCTTATCCCGATGTAACATTTAGAGGAAATGTCTCTGTCATTCGCAACGCACCGACCACCGTCTCCAACGTGGTAACCTACACGGTAATCGTTCAAGTGGATAACCAGGAGTTGAAGCTCAAACCCGGCATGACGGCAAACGTGTCGATTATTATCAACGATAAAAAAGGTGTCTTACGCGTTCCCAATGCAGCGCTGAGAGTTAAGATATCTGACAGGGAGCTTACCGCCAGGACACCCAAAGGCGCCGGGGTCTGGATACTGGATAATAAGAAACCCAAACGCGTTCCGCTGACTATTGGCATCAGAGACAACCGGTTTACGGAAGTTCTATCAGGAAATGTAACCGAAGGCTCCGCGATTATTGTGGAAGTAAAAGACAACAGCAAAACAGCGAATGCACAAACCGTCCGGCCTCCCGGTCCGAGGTTTTAA